One window of the Eriocheir sinensis breed Jianghai 21 chromosome 59, ASM2467909v1, whole genome shotgun sequence genome contains the following:
- the LOC126985409 gene encoding uncharacterized protein LOC126985409 isoform X3, whose amino-acid sequence MSTAPKKKRDFFNGSQGLDFRDFSSPRPQEAPEEPKVPFGALAVDGRHAGDLYLPAPPIGAGFPASPGFGHAPADYYAPCPDSHSPPGSFHRLGEPECSPPNPQGFHLQSRGLEFGDSDPLDEAPTPLLHGAGAERPLWPAPPMNVPPASSGDGDGDDGKKKGKKRKQRCRLCANHNRYVEIKGHKWYCPFKSPEHSCSKCEITRKRQFFMAEQQKLTREQQQQHHHLQGDELGGPVGAEGGRQAAVPPRYPAKPSDFPRMQELLEETNNILDPELFRQIDECVRPKVTHH is encoded by the exons ATGAGCACGGCGCCCAAGAAGAAGCGGGACTTCTTCAACGGGTCTCAGGGGCTGGACTTCCGGGACTTCAGCAGCCCCAGGCCCCAGGAGGCGCCGGAGGAGCCGAAGGTCCCCTTTGGCGCTCTGGCCGTGGACGGAAGGCACGCGGGGGACCTCTACCTTCCCGCCCCCCCCATCGGGGCGGGCTTCCCCGCGTCGCCTGGGTTCGGGCACGCTCCGGCGGACTACTATGCCCCATGTCCCGACAGTCATAGCCCCCCCGGCAGCTTCCACCGGCTAGGGGAGCCGGAGTGCTCTCCGCCCAACCCGCAAGGCTTCCACCTCCAGAGTCGGGGCCTCGAATTTGGGGACTCCGACCCTCTCGATGAGGCCCCAACCCCCTTACTTCACGGCGCAGGGGCCGAGCGCCCCCTGTGGCCTGCCCCCCCCATGAACGTCCCTCCTGCCAGCAGCGGTGACGGCGACGGCGACgacgggaagaagaaggggaagaagaggaagcagag GTGCCGCCTGTGTGCCAACCACAACCGCTACGTGGAGATAAAGGGCCACAAGTGGTACTGTCCCTTCAAGAGCCCCGAGCACTCGTGCAGCAAGTGTGAGATCACCCGCAAGCGGCAGTTCTTCATGGCGGAGCAGCAGAAGCTGACgcgggagcagcagcagcagcaccaccacctgcAGGGCGACGAGCTGGGGGGTCCGGTGGGGGCGGAGGGGGGCAGGCAGGCTGCTGTGCCCCCCAGGTACCCCGCCAAGCCCAGCGACTTCCCCCGCATGCAGGAGCTGCTGGAGGAGACGAACAATATCCTGGACCCGGAGCTCTTCCGCCAGATCGACGAGTGCGTGCGGCCCAAGGTCACCCACCACTGA
- the LOC126985409 gene encoding uncharacterized protein LOC126985409 isoform X1, translated as MLSCLFVSLFSSPSLTLLVCLFSLFFVFLLFLLLLLHCVYPPFFLPAPLHSTPELIKSAMSTAPKKKRDFFNGSQGLDFRDFSSPRPQEAPEEPKVPFGALAVDGRHAGDLYLPAPPIGAGFPASPGFGHAPADYYAPCPDSHSPPGSFHRLGEPECSPPNPQGFHLQSRGLEFGDSDPLDEAPTPLLHGAGAERPLWPAPPMNVPPASSGDGDGDDGKKKGKKRKQRCRLCANHNRYVEIKGHKWYCPFKSPEHSCSKCEITRKRQFFMAEQQKLTREQQQQHHHLQGDELGGPVGAEGGRQAAVPPRYPAKPSDFPRMQELLEETNNILDPELFRQIDECVRPKVTHH; from the exons ATGTTATCCTGTCTGTTcgtgtctttattttcctctccttctctcactctcctcgtctgtctgttttctctcttcttcgtcttccttctcttcctcctcctcctcctccactgcgtCTACCCCCCATTCTTCCTGCCGGCGCCTCTTCACTCCACACCTGAgttaattaag TCCGCTATGAGCACGGCGCCCAAGAAGAAGCGGGACTTCTTCAACGGGTCTCAGGGGCTGGACTTCCGGGACTTCAGCAGCCCCAGGCCCCAGGAGGCGCCGGAGGAGCCGAAGGTCCCCTTTGGCGCTCTGGCCGTGGACGGAAGGCACGCGGGGGACCTCTACCTTCCCGCCCCCCCCATCGGGGCGGGCTTCCCCGCGTCGCCTGGGTTCGGGCACGCTCCGGCGGACTACTATGCCCCATGTCCCGACAGTCATAGCCCCCCCGGCAGCTTCCACCGGCTAGGGGAGCCGGAGTGCTCTCCGCCCAACCCGCAAGGCTTCCACCTCCAGAGTCGGGGCCTCGAATTTGGGGACTCCGACCCTCTCGATGAGGCCCCAACCCCCTTACTTCACGGCGCAGGGGCCGAGCGCCCCCTGTGGCCTGCCCCCCCCATGAACGTCCCTCCTGCCAGCAGCGGTGACGGCGACGGCGACgacgggaagaagaaggggaagaagaggaagcagag GTGCCGCCTGTGTGCCAACCACAACCGCTACGTGGAGATAAAGGGCCACAAGTGGTACTGTCCCTTCAAGAGCCCCGAGCACTCGTGCAGCAAGTGTGAGATCACCCGCAAGCGGCAGTTCTTCATGGCGGAGCAGCAGAAGCTGACgcgggagcagcagcagcagcaccaccacctgcAGGGCGACGAGCTGGGGGGTCCGGTGGGGGCGGAGGGGGGCAGGCAGGCTGCTGTGCCCCCCAGGTACCCCGCCAAGCCCAGCGACTTCCCCCGCATGCAGGAGCTGCTGGAGGAGACGAACAATATCCTGGACCCGGAGCTCTTCCGCCAGATCGACGAGTGCGTGCGGCCCAAGGTCACCCACCACTGA
- the LOC126985409 gene encoding uncharacterized protein LOC126985409 isoform X2 produces MPSAMSTAPKKKRDFFNGSQGLDFRDFSSPRPQEAPEEPKVPFGALAVDGRHAGDLYLPAPPIGAGFPASPGFGHAPADYYAPCPDSHSPPGSFHRLGEPECSPPNPQGFHLQSRGLEFGDSDPLDEAPTPLLHGAGAERPLWPAPPMNVPPASSGDGDGDDGKKKGKKRKQRCRLCANHNRYVEIKGHKWYCPFKSPEHSCSKCEITRKRQFFMAEQQKLTREQQQQHHHLQGDELGGPVGAEGGRQAAVPPRYPAKPSDFPRMQELLEETNNILDPELFRQIDECVRPKVTHH; encoded by the exons ATGCCT TCCGCTATGAGCACGGCGCCCAAGAAGAAGCGGGACTTCTTCAACGGGTCTCAGGGGCTGGACTTCCGGGACTTCAGCAGCCCCAGGCCCCAGGAGGCGCCGGAGGAGCCGAAGGTCCCCTTTGGCGCTCTGGCCGTGGACGGAAGGCACGCGGGGGACCTCTACCTTCCCGCCCCCCCCATCGGGGCGGGCTTCCCCGCGTCGCCTGGGTTCGGGCACGCTCCGGCGGACTACTATGCCCCATGTCCCGACAGTCATAGCCCCCCCGGCAGCTTCCACCGGCTAGGGGAGCCGGAGTGCTCTCCGCCCAACCCGCAAGGCTTCCACCTCCAGAGTCGGGGCCTCGAATTTGGGGACTCCGACCCTCTCGATGAGGCCCCAACCCCCTTACTTCACGGCGCAGGGGCCGAGCGCCCCCTGTGGCCTGCCCCCCCCATGAACGTCCCTCCTGCCAGCAGCGGTGACGGCGACGGCGACgacgggaagaagaaggggaagaagaggaagcagag GTGCCGCCTGTGTGCCAACCACAACCGCTACGTGGAGATAAAGGGCCACAAGTGGTACTGTCCCTTCAAGAGCCCCGAGCACTCGTGCAGCAAGTGTGAGATCACCCGCAAGCGGCAGTTCTTCATGGCGGAGCAGCAGAAGCTGACgcgggagcagcagcagcagcaccaccacctgcAGGGCGACGAGCTGGGGGGTCCGGTGGGGGCGGAGGGGGGCAGGCAGGCTGCTGTGCCCCCCAGGTACCCCGCCAAGCCCAGCGACTTCCCCCGCATGCAGGAGCTGCTGGAGGAGACGAACAATATCCTGGACCCGGAGCTCTTCCGCCAGATCGACGAGTGCGTGCGGCCCAAGGTCACCCACCACTGA